The bacterium genome contains a region encoding:
- a CDS encoding glycosyltransferase family 39 protein yields the protein MWRNKLTYIVLAIIVILAGFMRFYKLDQIPASLNWDEVAAGYNAYTIANWGMDEYGDKFPTVFTSFYDDKHPVHIYITSVIVKIFGLNDYSVRSSSALIGTLSVIAIFLFARELLRSNLAGLFAALFLAVSPYHIHFSRGLWENNFALFFLITGLASFYIGLRTKKYLIPISFLFFGLSFFSYHSAKVVVPVVVFLVCLINLKKLLKNKTLLMVSVLITLLFGILIIKDTRILGFARMGQTKFSEELILNAGGKLNLVFENYKKHFTHKYLFENGDQGPRASVKVVGQFYRIDLILLGIGFISLLYRKKWQALAVIFTWLLLSPIPSAVSSTDPSSIRGIFMIIPMLLLSACGADALLSLFKSKWLKAFMLVIILTFLFREVTNYLNYYTKVYPTKEAIEWQYGMKEIVEYTRESPDFYKMYVDNIRQQPYIYFLYYNKVSLPELLKTVKYDQSSSKSFNTVLSFGRYQFGGWNIIESYPNNGILYAVTPSYYTGLRFAPQFDVKRLIKYPDNSDAFYIVEGQGQ from the coding sequence ATGTGGAGAAACAAATTAACATATATTGTACTTGCGATTATTGTAATTCTGGCTGGGTTTATGAGGTTTTATAAGCTAGATCAAATACCTGCTTCATTAAACTGGGATGAAGTTGCTGCAGGATACAATGCTTACACAATTGCAAATTGGGGAATGGATGAATACGGAGATAAATTTCCAACTGTTTTTACATCTTTTTATGATGACAAACACCCAGTCCACATTTATATTACTTCAGTTATTGTAAAAATATTTGGACTTAATGATTACAGTGTTAGGTCTAGTAGTGCTTTAATTGGAACTTTGTCTGTTATTGCTATATTCTTGTTCGCTCGCGAGTTGTTAAGAAGTAATTTAGCAGGCTTATTTGCTGCATTATTTTTGGCTGTTTCGCCATACCACATACATTTTTCAAGAGGGCTCTGGGAGAACAACTTTGCATTATTCTTTTTAATAACGGGACTTGCTAGTTTTTATATTGGTTTAAGAACTAAAAAATATTTAATACCCATATCCTTTTTGTTTTTTGGTTTAAGTTTCTTTTCATATCACTCTGCAAAAGTTGTTGTTCCAGTAGTGGTCTTTCTTGTTTGTTTAATAAATTTAAAGAAGCTACTTAAAAACAAGACTTTGTTGATGGTTTCAGTTTTAATTACATTGTTATTTGGGATTCTAATTATTAAAGATACAAGAATTTTAGGTTTTGCTCGTATGGGACAGACGAAATTTTCTGAAGAACTGATATTAAACGCTGGTGGTAAATTAAATTTAGTTTTTGAAAATTACAAAAAACATTTTACACATAAATATCTTTTTGAGAATGGAGATCAAGGTCCAAGGGCATCAGTTAAAGTGGTTGGTCAGTTTTATAGAATTGACTTGATTTTATTGGGTATTGGTTTTATTTCCTTACTTTACAGAAAAAAATGGCAAGCATTAGCCGTTATTTTTACTTGGTTATTATTGTCACCAATCCCAAGTGCAGTTTCTTCAACCGACCCAAGTTCTATTAGGGGAATTTTCATGATAATACCTATGTTACTCCTGTCTGCATGCGGTGCAGATGCATTGCTATCTCTGTTTAAAAGTAAATGGTTAAAAGCATTTATGTTAGTAATTATATTAACCTTTTTATTTAGAGAAGTAACTAATTATTTAAATTACTACACAAAAGTATACCCTACTAAAGAAGCGATAGAGTGGCAATATGGTATGAAAGAAATTGTTGAATACACAAGGGAGAGCCCTGACTTTTACAAGATGTATGTAGATAATATTAGACAACAGCCATATATCTACTTTCTTTACTACAACAAAGTTTCTCTTCCAGAATTGTTAAAAACGGTAAAATATGACCAATCAAGTTCAAAAAGCTTTAATACTGTTTTATCGTTTGGAAGATATCAATTTGGAGGTTGGAACATAATTGAAAGTTATCCAAATAATGGGATATTGTATGCTGTAACACCAAGTTACTACACAGGATTACGTTTTGCCCCACAGTTTGATGTTAAAAGGTTAATAAAATATCCAGAT
- a CDS encoding glycosyltransferase family 39 protein, which produces MKQLLKLLQTNFVLIVICLLFLGTRLFRIDSIPASVYWDEASIGYNAYSILTTGKDEWGEFLPLHFRAFGEFKLPVYIYSVVASQFVFGMNTFALRFPAVIFGLFSIIGLYLLVLQLTKQKSVSLLSFFLFSITPWFFIFSRTGYEAVAGLALFIWATYFLLKSATEKKHLFLSTMLFIGSFYSYNSFRILTPIVLGLGFVYHLYKKQFAVLILSVLVLSASFFPLYKLYKHDSGLSRLQAVGSSTIFTNYLKNFSPTFLFIDGDSNPRSQIPGESQLYYLDAIFLALGVLYILKSKNPKLFIVLGLLLLAPIPASITKENPHALRSILMSPMLSIISALGIYYLSEIFKKQKQIILIAVVVLYTLSFEGYMYKFGTVYNDLSVNVWQYEYKEIFERQKEGCVSDQYAQPYIFALYYNKVDPNYFIDTRELNPVSDWGFSTVKSFGSYTFPKVCGETN; this is translated from the coding sequence ATGAAACAGCTTTTGAAATTGTTACAAACTAACTTTGTTTTAATAGTAATCTGCTTACTTTTTTTAGGAACTAGATTATTTAGGATTGACTCAATACCTGCATCTGTCTATTGGGATGAGGCCTCAATTGGATATAATGCATATTCCATACTAACAACAGGTAAAGATGAATGGGGTGAGTTTTTACCTCTTCACTTCAGGGCTTTTGGAGAGTTTAAGTTACCTGTTTATATTTATTCAGTTGTTGCCTCTCAATTTGTATTTGGGATGAATACTTTTGCTCTTCGTTTTCCTGCAGTTATCTTTGGTTTATTTTCCATAATTGGTTTGTATCTTTTGGTATTACAACTAACAAAACAAAAAAGTGTTTCCCTACTTAGTTTTTTTTTGTTTTCAATAACCCCCTGGTTTTTTATTTTTTCAAGAACAGGTTATGAAGCGGTTGCTGGTTTGGCTTTATTTATTTGGGCAACTTACTTTTTATTGAAATCAGCTACTGAAAAAAAGCATCTTTTTCTGTCAACAATGTTATTTATCGGGTCATTTTATAGTTATAATAGTTTTAGAATACTAACACCAATAGTTTTAGGTCTTGGTTTTGTATACCACCTTTACAAAAAACAATTTGCTGTATTAATTTTGTCTGTTTTAGTTTTGTCTGCAAGTTTTTTCCCATTATATAAACTTTACAAACACGATTCTGGTCTATCAAGATTACAAGCAGTTGGTTCGTCTACAATTTTTACAAACTACTTAAAAAACTTTTCTCCTACCTTTTTATTTATAGATGGTGATAGTAACCCTAGGAGTCAAATTCCTGGAGAATCACAACTATATTATTTAGATGCAATATTTTTGGCCTTGGGGGTTTTATATATTTTAAAGTCAAAAAATCCAAAGTTGTTTATAGTTTTGGGATTATTACTACTTGCTCCAATTCCTGCATCAATTACAAAAGAAAATCCTCACGCTTTAAGATCAATATTAATGTCCCCAATGTTATCTATTATCTCTGCTCTTGGAATTTATTACTTGTCTGAAATTTTTAAGAAACAAAAACAAATTATATTGATTGCTGTAGTTGTTTTGTATACTCTCTCATTTGAAGGATATATGTATAAATTTGGAACTGTTTACAATGATTTGTCAGTAAATGTATGGCAATATGAATACAAAGAAATATTTGAAAGACAAAAAGAAGGTTGTGTTAGTGACCAGTATGCACAACCCTATATTTTTGCACTGTATTACAATAAGGTTGACCCCAACTATTTTATAGACACAAGAGAGTTAAATCCTGTTTCTGATTGGGGTTTTTCAACTGTAAAATCATTTGGTAGCTACACCTTTCCAAAAGTATGTGGAGAAACAAATTAA
- a CDS encoding glycosyltransferase family 39 protein → MIKNLLKNNFWLFIILILAFGLRLYKVTSVPPSLNWDETSIGYNAYSILKTGKDEWGEFMPLHFRSFGEYKLPAQIYASIPGIYFFGLNELGVRITPVVYGTLTVLLLYFLVYEIFKKREIALISSFLLAVSPWHIQLTRGSFESSFSLFWFVMAVWFLVKGFKKPIWFIVSMIPFAISVYTYNTARVFTPFFLLVYYLLNIKFLFKNFKYMVLSTLAFVVLLIPLIPFVLSGEASARYKLVSITDDAGLIPRIEERRNLSKLPPLVTKLIHNRYTYNTYYFSVNYLSHFTPDFLFVNGAGHRQHHVQGVGELYWIQAPFLLYGLYLLLKRKDWSLKVLLPWLLLAFVPVSMTNDSIPNALRTLIAVPVYQVFTAIGIYYFVKLNNNKKLVKLLLLLAVVLFLINFSIYLKKLYVDYSVNYSRDWQHGNKQVVEYIKENQDDYDLVVYSRVYGEPHIFTLFNLNYDPKKFQEINNLERFETFDWVRVLRFDKYYFPDLGDDGTRYEDIVIDNPDKKILFIGKVGDFPSEVKILERINFLNNETAFEIVTN, encoded by the coding sequence ATGATCAAGAATTTGTTAAAAAATAACTTTTGGCTTTTTATTATTTTAATCCTTGCTTTTGGATTGAGATTATACAAAGTTACTTCAGTCCCACCTTCTCTAAATTGGGATGAAACCTCAATTGGTTACAATGCATATTCAATACTAAAAACTGGAAAGGATGAGTGGGGTGAGTTTATGCCTTTGCATTTTAGATCTTTTGGAGAATATAAATTACCTGCTCAAATATATGCTTCAATACCTGGAATTTATTTTTTTGGATTAAATGAACTTGGTGTTAGGATCACACCTGTGGTTTATGGAACATTAACAGTTTTATTGTTATATTTTTTAGTTTATGAAATATTCAAGAAACGTGAGATTGCTTTGATATCATCTTTTCTTCTTGCAGTTTCTCCTTGGCACATACAGTTAACAAGAGGTTCATTTGAATCATCATTTTCACTGTTTTGGTTTGTTATGGCGGTTTGGTTTTTGGTTAAAGGTTTCAAAAAGCCAATTTGGTTTATTGTCTCAATGATACCCTTTGCAATATCTGTCTATACTTATAATACTGCGCGTGTTTTTACTCCATTTTTCTTACTTGTTTATTATTTATTAAATATTAAGTTTTTGTTTAAGAATTTTAAGTATATGGTACTTAGTACTCTAGCTTTTGTAGTTTTATTAATTCCACTTATACCATTTGTGTTGTCTGGAGAGGCATCTGCCAGATACAAACTTGTTAGTATCACTGATGATGCTGGTCTAATTCCTAGGATTGAAGAAAGAAGGAATTTGTCTAAGCTTCCGCCACTAGTTACAAAACTAATTCACAACAGATATACATATAATACATATTACTTTTCTGTTAATTATTTATCTCACTTTACTCCAGACTTCTTATTCGTTAACGGTGCAGGCCACAGACAACACCATGTGCAAGGTGTTGGAGAATTGTACTGGATTCAAGCCCCATTTTTACTATATGGACTTTATCTATTGTTGAAACGTAAAGACTGGTCTTTGAAAGTTTTACTTCCATGGTTACTACTGGCATTTGTGCCCGTATCAATGACTAATGATAGTATTCCAAACGCGCTTAGAACTTTAATTGCAGTTCCTGTTTATCAAGTTTTTACAGCAATTGGTATTTACTATTTTGTAAAACTAAATAACAACAAAAAACTTGTCAAGTTATTACTATTACTTGCTGTTGTTTTGTTTTTGATTAACTTTTCAATTTATTTAAAAAAGTTATATGTTGACTATTCTGTTAACTATTCAAGAGACTGGCAGCATGGAAATAAACAAGTAGTTGAGTATATAAAAGAGAATCAAGATGATTATGACCTAGTTGTTTACTCAAGAGTATATGGTGAGCCCCATATTTTTACCTTATTTAATTTAAATTATGATCCAAAAAAATTTCAAGAAATTAATAATTTGGAAAGGTTTGAAACGTTTGATTGGGTAAGAGTATTAAGGTTTGATAAATACTATTTTCCAGATCTAGGTGATGATGGGACAAGGTATGAAGATATTGTAATAGATAATCCAGATAAAAAAATACTATTTATAGGTAAAGTTGGAGATTTTCCAAGTGAGGTAAAAATACTAGAAAGGATAAATTTCTTAAACAATGAAACAGCTTTTGAAATTGTTACAAACTAA
- a CDS encoding glycosyltransferase family 39 protein, protein MKNIFIVTLFCFLAFLLFSFRITEVPPGINGDEVGIAHNAALMSKSLTDENNNFLPLFIFAKTSDWKQPVTVYTTAAIFKVFGVSFAALRMTSVLFVVASIIIFYFLSKEVFNLKFFLVGFIILITTPIIMIQSHLALENIAVLPFIFLWLLMLVKQKKPIHFILAGAFLGAGIFSYLGMRIIVPVLSLITLIYLRKSFKQCVLFLVGVLPFFILLYVANFYYPSAVVGSFSSTAPSFYEFALRYLSVFDLSFMFLKGDISSYHSTGKSGMFLIFTLPLFLAGVWDILKRKKPFEVLILCSFFLLPLLFGFVPDIYRASRLLALVPFYVIISTIGYLSMNKIIGLIIMTTVLIGYWFFVNDYWFEYAKRVENIFPTTINYYDQEFVKK, encoded by the coding sequence TCTTTTTTGTTTTTTAGCTTTTTTACTTTTTTCATTTAGAATTACTGAAGTCCCCCCTGGAATAAATGGAGATGAGGTAGGTATAGCCCATAACGCAGCACTGATGTCTAAAAGTTTGACAGATGAGAATAATAATTTTCTACCGCTATTTATATTTGCAAAAACATCTGATTGGAAACAGCCTGTAACTGTTTACACAACAGCTGCAATTTTTAAAGTGTTTGGTGTTTCTTTTGCAGCACTTAGAATGACTAGTGTGTTGTTTGTCGTTGCCTCAATAATAATTTTTTACTTTTTGTCCAAAGAAGTTTTCAACTTAAAGTTTTTCTTAGTTGGTTTCATAATACTAATAACTACTCCAATTATTATGATCCAGTCACATTTGGCTTTAGAAAACATTGCGGTTTTACCATTTATATTTTTGTGGCTATTGATGCTTGTAAAGCAAAAAAAACCTATACATTTTATTTTAGCTGGGGCATTTTTAGGTGCTGGTATATTTTCCTATCTAGGTATGAGGATAATTGTTCCTGTTCTATCACTAATAACCTTAATATACTTAAGAAAAAGTTTTAAACAATGTGTATTATTCTTGGTAGGAGTATTACCATTTTTCATTCTTTTATATGTTGCTAACTTTTACTACCCTAGTGCGGTGGTGGGAAGTTTTAGTTCTACTGCCCCTTCTTTTTATGAATTTGCATTACGATACTTAAGCGTGTTTGACTTAAGTTTTATGTTCTTAAAGGGAGATATAAGTTCCTATCATTCAACTGGGAAATCAGGAATGTTTCTTATTTTTACACTACCACTATTTTTAGCAGGGGTATGGGATATATTAAAGAGAAAGAAGCCTTTTGAAGTTTTAATCCTTTGCTCTTTCTTTTTATTACCCTTACTATTTGGATTTGTTCCAGATATATATAGAGCAAGTAGGCTACTTGCGTTAGTACCGTTCTATGTGATTATCTCAACAATAGGATACTTATCTATGAACAAAATCATTGGCTTAATTATAATGACCACAGTCCTTATTGGTTACTGGTTTTTTGTAAATGACTATTGGTTTGAGTATGCTAAGAGAGTGGAAAACATTTTTCCAACAACAATAAATTATTATGATCAAGAATTTGTTAAAAAATAA